One Mycobacteroides abscessus ATCC 19977 genomic window carries:
- a CDS encoding acyl-CoA dehydrogenase has protein sequence MSQDTNAAPKTELLHPTADDFAEFDGETRRLLKATVDWFEERGKTRLLQDYVDKVFYQDFLDFAGREKLFATFLTPAADGAGNTEKRWDTARVAKLSEILGFYGLNYWYPWQVTVLGLGPVWQSANTDPRKRAADLLDGGAVAAFGLSEQAHGADIYSSDLVLTPVDSSEGGGYKASGRKYYIGNGNCARIVSVFGRVQGRDGLDQYVFFLADSEHPNYRVIKNVVPSQMYVAEFELDEYPVSEDDILHVGADAFSAALNTVNIGKFNLCFGGIGLSTHAFYESITHAHNRILYGNPVTKFDHVRREFVDAYARLLAMKLFSERAVDYFRTASADDRRYLLFNPVTKMKATTEAEKVLALLADVMSAKAFEAESYTTAARIDVAGLPKLEGTVAVNLALILKFMPAYLHDAQDLPVPGVQLQPGDDEFLFDQGPASGLGKVRFHDWRKPFADNADIPNVAAFTQRAEALATLVANERDAIKNAGLDLQLSIGELFTLVVYGGLILEQAQLRGTDSALIDQIFEFLNRDFSVYAVDLLGKREATASQRQWAKAVISEPVFNSERFDEIWNRVEALSGAYEMRA, from the coding sequence GTGAGTCAGGATACGAACGCCGCCCCCAAGACCGAACTGCTTCACCCCACTGCCGACGACTTCGCCGAATTCGATGGCGAAACGCGTCGGCTCCTCAAGGCAACCGTCGATTGGTTTGAGGAGCGCGGAAAGACGCGACTCCTCCAGGACTACGTCGACAAGGTCTTCTACCAGGACTTCTTGGACTTCGCGGGGCGCGAAAAGCTGTTCGCGACATTCCTGACCCCCGCCGCCGACGGCGCTGGCAACACCGAAAAGCGCTGGGACACCGCGCGGGTGGCCAAGCTCTCGGAAATCCTCGGCTTCTACGGCCTGAACTACTGGTACCCGTGGCAGGTCACCGTGCTGGGTCTGGGCCCGGTGTGGCAGAGCGCCAACACCGATCCGCGCAAGCGCGCCGCCGACTTACTCGACGGCGGAGCGGTCGCAGCGTTCGGCCTGTCGGAACAGGCCCACGGCGCCGATATCTACTCGTCCGACTTGGTGCTGACCCCCGTAGACAGCAGCGAAGGTGGCGGCTACAAGGCATCGGGCCGCAAGTACTACATCGGCAACGGCAACTGCGCCCGCATCGTTTCGGTGTTCGGCCGGGTGCAGGGCCGCGATGGACTCGATCAGTACGTGTTCTTCCTCGCCGATAGTGAGCACCCCAACTACCGGGTGATCAAGAACGTGGTGCCCTCGCAGATGTACGTCGCCGAGTTCGAACTCGATGAGTACCCGGTCAGCGAGGACGACATCTTGCACGTCGGTGCCGACGCCTTCAGCGCCGCATTGAACACCGTCAACATCGGCAAGTTCAACCTGTGCTTCGGCGGCATCGGCCTGTCCACACACGCCTTCTACGAATCAATCACCCACGCCCACAACAGGATTCTGTACGGCAATCCGGTGACCAAGTTCGACCATGTGCGCCGTGAATTCGTCGACGCGTATGCCCGCCTGCTGGCGATGAAGCTCTTCAGCGAGCGCGCAGTGGACTACTTCCGCACCGCAAGCGCCGACGATCGCCGCTACCTGCTGTTCAACCCCGTCACCAAGATGAAGGCCACCACGGAGGCCGAGAAGGTGCTGGCGCTGCTGGCCGACGTGATGTCGGCGAAGGCATTCGAGGCCGAGAGCTACACGACCGCCGCGCGCATTGACGTGGCCGGGCTGCCCAAGCTTGAAGGCACCGTCGCGGTGAACCTGGCGCTGATCCTCAAGTTCATGCCCGCCTATCTGCATGATGCCCAGGACCTTCCGGTGCCCGGAGTCCAACTGCAGCCCGGCGACGACGAGTTCCTGTTCGATCAGGGTCCGGCCAGTGGCCTGGGCAAGGTCCGCTTCCACGACTGGCGCAAGCCGTTCGCGGACAACGCCGACATCCCCAACGTCGCCGCCTTCACCCAGCGCGCCGAGGCATTGGCGACCCTCGTGGCCAACGAGCGGGACGCGATCAAGAACGCCGGCCTGGACCTTCAGCTGAGCATCGGCGAGCTGTTCACCCTGGTGGTGTACGGCGGCCTGATCCTGGAGCAGGCGCAACTGCGCGGCACCGACTCCGCACTGATCGACCAGATCTTCGAGTTCCTCAACCGGGACTTCTCTGTCTACGCGGTCGACCTGTTGGGCAAGCGGGAGGCCACGGCCAGCCAGCGCCAGTGGGCAAAGGCAGTCATTTCAGAACCGGTATTCAATTCCGAACGCTTCGACGAGATTTGGAACCGGGTCGAGGCGCTGTCCGGCGCATACGAAATGCGGGCCTAG
- a CDS encoding FAD-dependent oxidoreductase gives MRAVHVAIVGAGPSGFFAAGSLLKHTDFDVHVDMLEMLPTPWGLVRSGVAPDHPKIKSVSAVFEKTAAHPRFRFFGNIEVGAKITAEELASRYDAVIYAVGAQSDKPLGIPGDQLSGCIAAVDVVGWYNANPTYQKVSVDLSGERAVVVGNGNVALDVARILGMDPESLHTTDIADRALDSLDHNAIREVVIIGRRGPLQATFTPLELREMGELPGVDVVVDPEDLADITDEQLAAAPKPTRTNIETLRKFSERPHTEGHRRVVFRFRTSPIELHSDSAGVGVVESITVGRNKLVEEDGYVVAHDTGERQTLPTHLVVRAIGYRGVPVPGLPFDSRRGVILNEAGRIQGRDNEYVVGWIKRGPVGVIGTNKSDSQETVDTLLADLATAELRDAPDVAALEEWLLGHEPHIVSQSDWLTIDSHERATGEPQGRPRVKLETVPDLLAATGRHGEP, from the coding sequence GTGCGCGCCGTTCACGTCGCCATCGTCGGTGCTGGCCCCTCGGGGTTCTTCGCCGCCGGATCGCTGCTCAAACACACCGATTTCGACGTCCACGTGGACATGCTCGAAATGCTGCCCACCCCTTGGGGTTTAGTTCGATCCGGGGTAGCGCCGGATCACCCCAAGATCAAGTCGGTCAGCGCGGTATTCGAGAAGACAGCCGCGCACCCGCGTTTCCGATTCTTCGGAAACATCGAGGTGGGAGCGAAGATTACCGCCGAGGAACTGGCGTCGCGTTACGACGCCGTGATCTACGCGGTCGGCGCCCAATCCGACAAGCCCCTGGGCATCCCGGGCGACCAATTGTCCGGATGCATCGCGGCCGTCGACGTGGTGGGTTGGTACAACGCGAACCCCACCTACCAGAAGGTGTCGGTGGACCTGTCCGGAGAGCGGGCCGTGGTTGTCGGTAATGGCAATGTGGCACTGGACGTGGCGCGCATCCTCGGTATGGATCCAGAATCACTGCATACCACCGACATCGCCGATCGTGCACTGGATTCCTTGGACCACAATGCGATCCGCGAGGTTGTGATCATCGGGCGGCGTGGACCGCTGCAGGCGACCTTCACCCCGCTGGAGCTGCGCGAGATGGGCGAACTGCCCGGCGTCGACGTCGTGGTAGATCCCGAGGATCTGGCCGATATCACCGACGAACAGCTGGCCGCCGCGCCCAAGCCCACCCGCACCAACATCGAGACCTTGCGCAAGTTCTCGGAGCGGCCACACACAGAGGGCCATCGCAGAGTGGTGTTCCGATTCCGCACCTCCCCCATCGAGCTGCACAGCGACAGCGCCGGCGTGGGCGTGGTCGAGTCAATCACTGTGGGCCGCAACAAATTAGTCGAGGAAGACGGATACGTCGTCGCCCATGACACCGGCGAAAGGCAGACACTGCCCACACACCTGGTGGTACGCGCCATCGGGTATCGGGGGGTCCCGGTACCCGGATTGCCGTTCGACTCCCGGCGCGGGGTAATCCTCAACGAGGCCGGGCGCATACAGGGCCGGGACAACGAGTACGTGGTGGGCTGGATCAAGCGTGGGCCGGTCGGCGTCATCGGGACCAACAAGAGCGACTCGCAGGAGACTGTTGACACCCTGCTCGCCGATCTGGCAACTGCCGAATTGCGAGACGCACCCGATGTCGCGGCCCTAGAAGAATGGCTCCTGGGGCACGAGCCCCACATCGTGTCCCAGTCCGACTGGCTGACCATCGATTCCCATGAGCGCGCCACCGGTGAACCACAGGGACGTCCCCGCGTAAAACTCGAAACGGTCCCCGACCTGCTTGCCGCGACCGGACGGCACGGCGAGCCGTGA
- a CDS encoding FAD-dependent monooxygenase codes for MTEHAVVIAGGGPTGLMLAGELALAGADVAIVERRTTHELDGSRAAGMTSRTLEVLDQRGILDRFTPQGFSAPVAHFSALLLDMTDQPTRHTFGLALLQYRIERTLSEWVGEHGVPIYRGREVTGFTSSDDAVRVELSDGSTLRAQYLVGCDGGRSLTRKIAGIDFPGWDPSTSCLVADVQMTEEPEWGIHRQGALHSIFKFEEDGPVRVLVTEAQLGRREEPTLRDLSEALLSARGTDYGIHSPTWISRFTDVTRQAATYRKGRVLLAGDAAHVHFPIGGQGLNTGMQDAVNLGWKLAQVVNGTSPENLLDTYHAERHPVAARVLHNTMAQTALIRPGERVDALRDIMSDLLTLDMPRRRIAAMMSGLDIHYDLGPGHPLLGRRMPDLEVRTAQGPRCVFTLLREGRGVLLNLGTPITGASGWSHRVDVVEAEYLDAEGTFELPVIGMVEAPHAVLIRPDGYVAWVGNGTTAGLNGALQRWFGPPRYSGGGS; via the coding sequence ATGACCGAGCATGCGGTGGTTATTGCCGGAGGCGGGCCAACGGGACTGATGCTGGCCGGCGAGCTGGCGCTGGCGGGCGCCGATGTCGCGATCGTCGAGCGGCGCACCACGCACGAACTGGACGGCTCGCGCGCCGCCGGCATGACCTCACGCACCCTGGAAGTACTTGATCAACGGGGCATCCTCGACCGCTTCACACCCCAAGGATTCTCGGCACCGGTAGCGCATTTTTCCGCGCTGCTCTTGGACATGACGGATCAGCCGACGAGACACACCTTCGGGCTGGCGTTGTTGCAGTACCGCATTGAACGCACCCTGTCCGAATGGGTCGGCGAGCATGGAGTGCCCATCTATCGCGGTCGTGAGGTCACCGGATTCACCTCGTCCGATGACGCCGTTCGCGTCGAGCTCTCCGACGGTTCCACGCTACGGGCGCAGTATCTGGTTGGCTGCGACGGTGGACGCAGCCTGACGCGGAAGATCGCCGGGATCGACTTCCCCGGCTGGGATCCATCAACCAGCTGCCTGGTCGCCGATGTCCAGATGACCGAGGAGCCCGAATGGGGCATCCACCGACAGGGCGCGCTGCATTCCATCTTCAAATTCGAGGAAGACGGCCCGGTCCGGGTCTTGGTCACCGAGGCGCAACTCGGCCGAAGGGAGGAGCCGACACTGCGCGATCTCAGCGAGGCATTACTATCCGCGCGCGGCACTGACTACGGAATACACAGTCCCACATGGATTTCCCGATTCACCGACGTGACCCGGCAGGCCGCGACATACCGCAAGGGGCGAGTACTGCTTGCCGGTGACGCAGCCCATGTGCACTTCCCAATCGGCGGGCAAGGGCTGAACACCGGCATGCAGGACGCCGTGAACCTGGGCTGGAAGCTTGCCCAAGTCGTCAACGGGACATCACCGGAAAACTTGCTGGACACCTATCACGCCGAGCGTCACCCGGTGGCCGCACGAGTGCTCCACAACACCATGGCGCAAACAGCGTTGATCCGCCCGGGCGAGCGGGTTGATGCGTTGCGCGACATCATGTCTGACTTGTTGACCCTGGACATGCCGCGGCGCCGGATCGCGGCGATGATGAGCGGACTGGACATCCACTACGACTTGGGACCCGGACACCCCCTTCTCGGACGGCGGATGCCTGATCTCGAGGTGCGCACTGCGCAGGGGCCCCGTTGTGTCTTCACACTGCTGCGCGAAGGCCGTGGGGTGCTGCTAAACCTGGGTACACCCATCACCGGCGCCTCCGGCTGGTCGCATCGGGTCGATGTCGTCGAGGCCGAATACCTGGACGCCGAGGGCACTTTCGAGCTTCCGGTGATCGGGATGGTCGAGGCTCCGCATGCGGTGCTCATCCGGCCGGACGGCTACGTCGCCTGGGTCGGCAACGGCACAACTGCCGGGCTCAACGGCGCACTGCAGAGGTGGTTCGGGCCTCCCCGTTACAGCGGCGGCGGCTCGTAG
- the hisN gene encoding histidinol-phosphatase has protein sequence MTPTVSLREDRRLALELADAADEITTSRFGALDLRVDTKPDLTPVTDADTSVETVLRSLLHRSRPADSVLGEEYGGEATFTGRQWVIDPIDGTKNFARGVPIWATLIALLQDGVPVVGVVSAPALSRRWWAAEGLGAHSRVGSEEERSIHVSAVDQLSSASLSFSSLSGWADRGKRDRFIDLTDEIWRVRGFGDFFSYCLVAEGAVDIAAEPEVSLWDLAPLDILVREAGGRFTNLAGEPGPHGGSAVATNGLLHEEVLKALS, from the coding sequence ATGACGCCCACCGTGTCCTTGCGTGAAGATCGTCGACTCGCACTCGAATTGGCCGACGCGGCCGACGAAATCACCACGTCCCGGTTCGGCGCCCTTGACCTTCGGGTGGATACCAAACCGGATCTCACTCCGGTGACCGACGCCGACACCTCGGTAGAAACCGTCCTGCGCTCGTTGCTGCATCGATCACGTCCGGCCGATTCGGTGCTGGGCGAGGAGTACGGCGGCGAGGCCACGTTCACGGGCCGGCAATGGGTCATCGATCCCATCGACGGCACCAAGAACTTCGCGCGCGGCGTCCCCATCTGGGCCACCCTCATCGCATTGCTCCAAGACGGCGTTCCCGTCGTCGGCGTTGTCAGCGCCCCGGCACTGTCTCGCCGGTGGTGGGCAGCCGAAGGCCTCGGCGCACATAGCCGCGTGGGATCCGAAGAGGAACGATCGATACATGTTTCCGCGGTCGATCAGCTGTCGTCGGCAAGTCTGTCGTTCTCCAGCCTGTCCGGCTGGGCGGACCGCGGGAAGCGCGACCGGTTCATCGATCTGACCGACGAGATCTGGCGCGTTCGCGGGTTCGGTGACTTCTTCTCCTACTGCTTGGTGGCAGAGGGGGCGGTCGATATCGCCGCAGAGCCCGAGGTCTCGCTGTGGGATCTGGCCCCGCTGGACATCCTCGTGCGCGAAGCGGGCGGCCGGTTCACAAATCTGGCCGGCGAGCCCGGCCCCCACGGCGGCAGTGCGGTGGCAACCAATGGGTTGCTGCACGAGGAGGTGCTCAAGGCCCTGTCCTAG
- a CDS encoding acyl-CoA dehydrogenase family protein yields MTNTLTPRDEKKAAKSKSLAKHETGVGLQKHKRGAIDILIAVLTPIAGSELLDKYNLRGAFNKGIFESTKGLFTTLGVANRTFKKVTGSKGGPKRLDKANADYFDLNPEDEQKMIADTVKEFAVEVIRPAAYESDKNKTYPADLLGKVAELGVTAINIPEDFDGIASQRSTVTNSLVAEALSYGDMGLALPILAPSGVASALTNWGSADQQATYLKEFAGENVPQASVVIAEPQALFDPFSLKTTATRTPSGFRLNGTKSLVPAAAQAELFIVAANYNGRPTLFIVESGTEGITVEEDPSMGIRGAALGRLNLNNVAVPAANILGEEEGSDTALANYSEAVALARLGWASLAVGTGQAVLDYVIPYVKQREAFGEPIARRQAVAFMCANIAIELDGLRLVTLRGASRAEQGLPFVREAALARKLATDKGMQIGLDGVQLLGGHGFTKEHPVERWYRNLRAIGVAEGVVVL; encoded by the coding sequence ATGACCAACACGTTGACCCCGCGCGACGAGAAAAAGGCCGCCAAGAGCAAGAGCCTGGCGAAGCACGAGACCGGCGTCGGCCTCCAGAAGCACAAGCGTGGCGCGATCGACATCCTCATCGCGGTGCTGACCCCGATCGCGGGCTCTGAGCTGCTGGACAAGTACAACCTGCGCGGAGCCTTCAATAAGGGCATCTTCGAGAGCACGAAGGGCCTGTTCACCACCCTCGGCGTTGCCAACCGCACCTTCAAGAAGGTGACCGGCAGCAAGGGCGGACCCAAGCGCCTCGACAAGGCGAACGCCGACTACTTCGACCTCAACCCCGAGGACGAGCAGAAGATGATCGCCGACACGGTGAAGGAATTCGCCGTCGAGGTCATCCGCCCGGCCGCCTACGAGTCGGACAAGAACAAGACCTACCCCGCCGACCTGCTGGGTAAGGTCGCCGAGCTGGGCGTCACCGCCATCAACATCCCCGAGGATTTCGACGGCATCGCCTCGCAGCGCTCCACCGTCACCAACTCACTTGTCGCCGAGGCGCTTTCGTACGGTGACATGGGCCTGGCCCTGCCGATCCTGGCTCCCTCGGGTGTGGCCAGCGCGCTGACCAACTGGGGCAGTGCCGACCAGCAGGCCACCTACCTCAAGGAGTTCGCGGGCGAGAACGTGCCGCAGGCCTCGGTCGTGATCGCCGAGCCGCAGGCCCTCTTCGATCCGTTCAGCCTCAAGACCACGGCCACCCGCACCCCCAGCGGATTCCGCCTCAACGGCACCAAGTCGCTGGTCCCGGCCGCCGCGCAGGCCGAGCTGTTCATTGTGGCCGCCAACTACAACGGCCGCCCGACGCTGTTCATCGTCGAGTCCGGCACCGAGGGCATCACCGTCGAGGAGGACCCGAGCATGGGCATCCGCGGCGCGGCACTGGGCCGGTTGAACCTCAACAATGTCGCGGTTCCCGCCGCCAACATCCTCGGCGAAGAAGAAGGCAGCGACACGGCGCTCGCTAACTACTCCGAAGCCGTTGCCCTCGCCCGGCTGGGTTGGGCATCGCTCGCGGTCGGCACCGGCCAGGCCGTGCTCGACTACGTGATCCCCTACGTGAAGCAGCGTGAGGCGTTCGGTGAGCCCATCGCCCGCCGCCAGGCCGTTGCCTTCATGTGTGCCAACATCGCGATCGAGCTCGACGGCCTGCGCCTGGTCACCCTCCGCGGCGCCTCGCGCGCCGAGCAGGGCCTGCCCTTCGTCCGCGAGGCCGCACTGGCCCGCAAGCTGGCCACCGACAAGGGCATGCAGATCGGCCTGGACGGTGTGCAGCTGCTCGGCGGCCACGGCTTCACCAAGGAGCACCCGGTGGAGCGCTGGTACCGCAACCTGCGCGCCATCGGTGTCGCCGAAGGCGTCGTTGTCCTGTAG
- a CDS encoding acyl-CoA dehydrogenase family protein — MAINLELPKKLQAIVEKGHQGAAELVRPISRKYDLAEHAYPVELETLETLFAGVTAAGTFAFAGAEAFRAEENTAKQNVNGANMSALLNALEMSWGDVGLLLTVPYQGLGNAAVSSVTSKEDGDRFGKIWAAMAITEPGFGSDSAAVSTTAKLDGDEYVINGEKIFVTAGSRATHIVVWATLDKTKGRPAIKSFLVPREHPGVTIERLEEKLGIKASDTAVIRFDNARIPKDYILSDPEINTEKGFGGVMSTFDNTRPIVAAMAVGVSRASLEELRKILEDAGIEISYDRPAHAQHAAAAEFLRMEADWESSYLLTLRSAWQADNNVPNSMEASMAKAKAGRVGSDITLKAVEMAGTTGYSERTLLEKWGRDSKILDIFEGTQQIQQLVVARRLLGLSSAELK, encoded by the coding sequence ATGGCAATCAATTTGGAACTCCCCAAGAAGTTGCAGGCCATCGTCGAGAAGGGGCATCAGGGCGCTGCGGAGCTGGTGCGGCCCATCTCTCGCAAGTATGACCTGGCCGAGCACGCCTACCCCGTCGAACTGGAGACCCTGGAGACGCTATTCGCGGGCGTCACCGCGGCCGGCACCTTCGCCTTCGCCGGCGCCGAGGCCTTCCGCGCCGAAGAGAACACCGCTAAGCAAAACGTCAACGGCGCCAACATGTCCGCGCTGCTCAATGCCCTCGAAATGAGCTGGGGCGATGTCGGTCTGCTGCTGACGGTGCCCTACCAGGGCCTGGGCAACGCCGCCGTATCGAGCGTCACCAGCAAGGAAGACGGTGACCGCTTCGGCAAGATCTGGGCGGCCATGGCCATCACCGAGCCCGGCTTCGGCTCGGACTCGGCAGCCGTCTCGACCACCGCCAAGCTCGACGGTGACGAGTACGTCATCAACGGCGAAAAGATCTTCGTCACCGCCGGCTCCCGCGCCACCCACATCGTGGTCTGGGCGACGCTGGACAAGACCAAGGGCCGCCCCGCCATCAAGTCCTTCCTGGTGCCGCGTGAACACCCTGGCGTGACGATCGAGCGCCTCGAAGAGAAGCTGGGCATCAAGGCCTCGGACACCGCCGTCATCCGCTTCGACAACGCCCGGATCCCCAAGGATTACATCCTGTCCGATCCGGAGATCAACACCGAAAAGGGTTTCGGCGGTGTGATGAGCACCTTCGACAACACCCGCCCGATCGTGGCCGCCATGGCCGTGGGTGTCTCCCGGGCCTCGCTGGAGGAGCTGCGCAAGATCCTCGAGGACGCAGGCATCGAGATCTCCTATGACCGGCCGGCGCATGCGCAGCACGCGGCTGCTGCCGAGTTCCTGCGGATGGAGGCCGACTGGGAGTCGTCGTACCTGCTGACGCTGCGTAGCGCATGGCAGGCCGACAACAACGTGCCCAACTCGATGGAGGCCTCGATGGCCAAGGCCAAAGCCGGCCGCGTCGGCAGCGACATCACCCTCAAGGCCGTCGAGATGGCCGGAACCACCGGCTATTCCGAGCGCACCCTGTTGGAGAAGTGGGGCCGCGACTCCAAGATCCTGGACATCTTCGAGGGCACCCAGCAGATTCAGCAGCTGGTGGTGGCGCGCCGCCTGCTGGGGCTGAGCTCCGCAGAACTCAAGTGA
- a CDS encoding TIGR03668 family PPOX class F420-dependent oxidoreductase: MRLEPADARDRFRAAAVARLATVNKSGAPHLVPVTFAVDGDVICWAVDHKPKSRNDLQRVRNIAANPAVSFLADHYDEEWTTLWWVRADGFAHILDTPDPRWIALLANKYRQYRQAPPSGPMVLTRVARWSGWAAATGA, encoded by the coding sequence GTGCGCCTGGAACCCGCCGACGCACGCGACCGCTTCCGGGCGGCGGCGGTGGCACGGTTGGCGACGGTCAACAAATCCGGTGCACCGCACCTGGTTCCGGTTACCTTTGCCGTCGACGGCGACGTGATCTGCTGGGCAGTAGATCACAAGCCCAAGTCACGCAATGACTTACAGCGTGTGCGAAACATCGCCGCGAATCCCGCGGTGAGCTTTCTGGCAGATCATTACGACGAAGAGTGGACCACATTGTGGTGGGTCCGCGCCGACGGCTTCGCACACATTCTCGACACTCCCGATCCGAGATGGATCGCGTTGCTGGCCAACAAATACCGTCAGTATCGCCAGGCTCCGCCGTCCGGCCCCATGGTGTTAACCCGCGTCGCCCGCTGGAGCGGGTGGGCGGCAGCTACTGGGGCCTGA
- a CDS encoding acyl-CoA synthetase yields MVADVISCDKLLRHPRGLVWELISSPDMYPMFFTGVGSCETLIESTEAGPDPEYVVLSAKVKARVRLILSNTKESLAIEGVDNDGLISVRLFEERSAQTRVRITVLRAASVLPAGIKKPSAAVNQWLMDGLDRIDDYLSGAPTSTVSNSGDNGNLQVSIAKLMVSVGVVRIPRPDRGLRQLSSLARWGFTLQGGYAAAAARAPKQLAIADDAGQLTFEQLDRRAEGLATGLMRAGITETSKIGLLARNNIAMVECLIAFGMLGVDVMLLNNALAATQIQIAVARNGLTKVFVDDDLDELVRYVPWEVELVSTGRRSAINGRRGLDDFVVADKPGVLPPTRPGHQVVQTSGTSGTPKGALRPTPRGFAVIAAMLSRMPMKMNETMLISAPIFHAWGLGCLQISTPLRATVILQEKFDPEECLRAIATRKVTTMIAVPVMLQRIVDLPAKVRQKYDTSSLRLVACSGSPLNASLVQRFTEAFGEVLYNFYGSTEVSWATIADPEDLAIAPTTVGRPPLGTTIAILDADRRPVPRGVTGRIFVGNEMLFEGYVADPSPASVNGLLDTGDLGHLDADGRLYIDGRDDEMIISGGENVFPRPVEDALAFLPQVSDVAVVGTSDDSFGQRLSAFVVLNKDAGLDGDMVRAFIKNRLSKFHVPRDVYFVEALPRTSTGKVIKRLLLADCERDGVRPQ; encoded by the coding sequence ATGGTCGCTGATGTAATTAGTTGCGACAAGTTGCTCAGGCACCCACGCGGGTTGGTGTGGGAGCTGATCAGCTCACCTGACATGTACCCGATGTTTTTTACCGGCGTCGGTTCCTGCGAGACTCTGATCGAGAGCACCGAGGCCGGGCCCGACCCCGAATATGTGGTGTTGTCGGCCAAAGTCAAGGCGCGTGTTCGGCTGATTCTCAGCAACACCAAGGAGAGCCTCGCGATCGAGGGCGTCGACAACGACGGACTGATCTCCGTGCGTTTGTTCGAGGAGCGGTCCGCGCAGACCCGCGTCCGAATCACGGTGTTGCGGGCGGCATCGGTTCTGCCCGCGGGAATCAAGAAGCCGAGTGCGGCCGTCAACCAATGGTTGATGGATGGGCTGGACAGAATCGATGACTACCTGTCCGGCGCGCCTACTTCCACCGTGTCCAACTCGGGTGACAACGGAAATCTTCAAGTCAGCATCGCCAAGCTGATGGTGAGCGTGGGTGTGGTGCGCATCCCGCGCCCCGACCGCGGACTTCGCCAGTTGAGTTCACTGGCGAGGTGGGGATTCACCCTGCAGGGTGGTTATGCGGCTGCGGCGGCGCGTGCCCCCAAGCAACTCGCGATTGCCGACGATGCCGGGCAACTGACCTTCGAGCAACTTGATCGTCGCGCCGAGGGGCTGGCCACCGGTTTGATGCGCGCCGGCATCACTGAGACGTCGAAAATCGGCCTGCTGGCCCGCAACAACATTGCCATGGTCGAGTGTCTGATTGCCTTCGGCATGCTCGGTGTGGACGTGATGCTGCTCAACAACGCACTCGCAGCAACTCAGATTCAGATTGCTGTAGCCCGCAACGGTCTTACCAAGGTATTCGTCGACGACGACCTCGACGAGCTCGTCAGGTATGTGCCGTGGGAGGTCGAACTCGTCAGCACCGGTCGGCGCAGTGCCATCAATGGGCGCCGGGGGCTGGATGACTTCGTGGTAGCCGACAAGCCCGGAGTGTTGCCACCCACCCGCCCCGGCCATCAGGTGGTGCAAACGTCTGGAACCTCTGGGACGCCCAAAGGCGCGTTGCGGCCCACGCCGCGCGGGTTCGCCGTGATCGCGGCGATGCTTTCGCGGATGCCGATGAAGATGAACGAGACCATGCTCATCTCGGCCCCCATCTTCCATGCCTGGGGGCTGGGCTGCCTCCAGATCAGCACACCCCTGCGAGCCACGGTGATACTGCAGGAGAAGTTCGACCCAGAGGAGTGCCTGCGTGCCATCGCCACGCGCAAGGTGACCACGATGATCGCCGTGCCCGTCATGTTGCAGCGCATCGTCGACCTGCCCGCCAAGGTACGGCAGAAGTACGACACTTCGAGCCTGCGGCTGGTCGCGTGCAGTGGTTCACCGCTGAACGCCTCACTGGTACAACGGTTTACCGAGGCATTTGGGGAGGTGCTCTATAACTTCTACGGATCCACCGAGGTTTCCTGGGCCACCATCGCCGATCCGGAAGACCTTGCGATAGCACCCACCACCGTGGGCCGTCCGCCGCTGGGTACCACCATCGCGATTCTCGACGCCGATCGGCGCCCGGTGCCGCGTGGTGTCACGGGCCGGATCTTCGTGGGTAACGAGATGTTGTTCGAGGGGTACGTGGCGGACCCGTCACCGGCGTCGGTAAATGGTCTGCTCGATACCGGCGACCTGGGCCATCTGGATGCCGACGGACGTCTGTACATCGACGGCCGCGACGACGAGATGATCATCTCCGGTGGCGAAAACGTGTTTCCCAGGCCGGTGGAAGACGCGTTGGCCTTCCTGCCGCAGGTATCCGACGTCGCGGTTGTTGGGACCTCCGACGATAGTTTCGGTCAGCGGCTCTCTGCATTCGTCGTGCTGAACAAGGACGCGGGTCTCGACGGAGACATGGTGCGCGCCTTCATCAAAAACCGACTCAGCAAGTTCCATGTGCCGCGTGACGTGTATTTCGTCGAAGCACTGCCGCGCACCTCTACCGGCAAGGTCATCAAGCGGTTGCTGCTCGCGGACTGCGAGCGTGACGGGGTCAGGCCCCAGTAG